From a region of the Nodosilinea sp. PGN35 genome:
- a CDS encoding aromatic ring-hydroxylating dioxygenase subunit alpha, with translation MLKNFWYAVEFSAAVTSAPCPVRLMGEDYVLYRGSDGQVVAMRDRCIHRGASLAGGWVEGNCIRCPYHGWRYAADGTCVHIPADQAGTPIPKRAKIEAFPVEEHYGLVWLFVGDLTAEQRPPIPALPEYGDPAWRTITGEYTWNAHYTRVVESGLDSSHAPFVHSVFFNLRDDAVVPPYEVQVDDWSATARTVSKPPKRAGLLKLIVKRDRPFSSATLTAHMPNINRIHLDFNFRGYQYIYFASNIPVDETTTLTKWIGLRNFLPQAWADWNSRKNTNDTYLEDKAVIESQVPSVVPLTGEILLASDSLQLAYRKLIRQCVERGWAVGSDYGIPPVSAATNGNGKAPVEVSVG, from the coding sequence ATGCTCAAAAATTTCTGGTACGCCGTTGAGTTTAGCGCCGCCGTCACCAGCGCCCCCTGTCCGGTAAGGCTGATGGGCGAAGACTACGTGCTCTACCGGGGATCTGATGGACAAGTCGTGGCGATGCGCGATCGCTGCATTCACCGGGGCGCGTCCCTGGCGGGGGGCTGGGTGGAGGGCAACTGCATCCGCTGCCCCTACCACGGCTGGCGCTACGCCGCCGACGGCACCTGCGTCCACATCCCCGCTGACCAGGCGGGCACCCCGATTCCCAAGCGAGCCAAAATTGAGGCCTTCCCCGTGGAAGAGCACTACGGCCTGGTGTGGCTGTTTGTGGGCGACCTAACCGCCGAGCAACGCCCGCCCATCCCCGCTCTGCCCGAGTACGGCGACCCCGCTTGGCGCACCATCACTGGCGAATACACCTGGAATGCCCACTACACTCGCGTGGTGGAAAGCGGTCTGGACAGTTCCCACGCCCCCTTTGTCCACTCGGTGTTTTTTAACCTGCGGGACGACGCGGTGGTACCCCCCTACGAGGTGCAGGTGGACGACTGGAGCGCCACCGCCCGCACCGTCTCCAAACCGCCCAAGCGGGCCGGGCTGCTGAAGCTGATTGTGAAGCGCGATCGCCCCTTCTCCAGCGCCACCCTCACCGCCCACATGCCCAACATCAACCGCATCCACCTCGACTTCAACTTTCGCGGCTACCAGTACATCTACTTCGCCAGCAACATCCCGGTGGACGAAACCACCACCCTCACCAAGTGGATCGGCCTGCGCAACTTCCTGCCCCAGGCCTGGGCCGACTGGAACTCGCGCAAAAACACCAACGACACCTATTTAGAAGACAAAGCGGTAATCGAAAGCCAGGTACCCAGCGTGGTGCCCCTGACCGGGGAGATTCTGCTGGCCTCCGATAGCCTGCAACTGGCCTACCGTAAGCTGATCCGGCAGTGCGTCGAGCGCGGCTGGGCCGTGGGCAGCGACTACGGCATTCCTCCGGTTTCTGCTGCAACCAACGGCAACGGCAAGGCTCCCGTTGAAGTCAGCGTCGGGTAG
- a CDS encoding alpha/beta fold hydrolase, whose protein sequence is MSEISIANQTWQWHGQSINYQRAGTTGPALVLIHGFGASLGHWRKNIPALAEHHRVFALDLLGFGQSAKPAPGEPLPYDFDTWGAQVVDFVREIVGEPAFLVGNSIGGVVALQAAVLAPEQSRGVVLVDCALRQICDRKLHTQPPMRRLGRPALKKLLQNRALVHWLFHQIARPGRIRAVLRTAYGNPGAVTDELIELLLEPAREPGAADVFWAFINNFDGPLPEDLLPQLTCPALILWGTADPWEPIALGRDLASFPAVEAFIPLEGAGHCPQDEIPEVVNGHLEDWVARQGVAAIAPCHSPAA, encoded by the coding sequence ATGTCTGAAATCTCCATCGCCAACCAGACCTGGCAGTGGCACGGCCAATCGATCAACTACCAACGAGCGGGCACCACTGGCCCTGCTCTGGTGCTAATTCACGGCTTTGGGGCCAGCTTGGGCCACTGGCGCAAGAATATTCCGGCCCTGGCCGAGCACCACCGGGTGTTTGCCCTAGACCTGCTGGGTTTTGGTCAGTCAGCCAAGCCCGCCCCTGGGGAACCGCTGCCCTACGACTTTGACACTTGGGGTGCTCAGGTGGTGGACTTTGTGCGGGAGATCGTTGGGGAACCGGCCTTTCTGGTGGGCAACTCCATCGGTGGGGTAGTAGCGCTCCAGGCGGCGGTGCTGGCCCCAGAGCAGAGCCGGGGGGTGGTACTGGTGGACTGTGCGCTCAGGCAGATCTGCGATCGCAAGCTGCACACCCAACCCCCCATGCGTCGCCTGGGCCGCCCGGCGCTCAAGAAGCTCCTCCAAAACCGCGCCCTGGTGCACTGGCTGTTCCACCAGATTGCTCGACCCGGAAGGATCCGCGCCGTGCTCCGCACCGCCTACGGCAACCCCGGGGCCGTCACCGACGAACTGATCGAGCTGCTGCTGGAGCCCGCCCGTGAACCTGGCGCTGCCGATGTGTTCTGGGCCTTTATCAACAATTTTGACGGCCCCCTGCCCGAGGATCTGCTGCCGCAGCTCACCTGCCCGGCGCTGATCCTCTGGGGTACCGCCGACCCCTGGGAACCGATCGCCCTAGGCCGTGACCTGGCCAGCTTTCCCGCCGTGGAGGCATTCATTCCCCTCGAAGGCGCGGGCCACTGCCCCCAGGATGAGATTCCTGAGGTGGTGAATGGCCATTTGGAAGACTGGGTGGCGCGGCAGGGTGTGGCTGCGATCGCGCCCTGCCATTCTCCTGCCGCATGA
- a CDS encoding dicarboxylate/amino acid:cation symporter: MVTSLKAYIPRQVSIEWLRSPWAIAIGSGLGVFIGTSHPQVATWIAPFGTLYLGLLKMCVLPILLAAITNSLGRLMQSHDARQYVQRILVVFPLSLLGVSAIAAAIAALAGPGRNLTTDTLQTLGVLVNQSGVDLEMALSGPLPAASSGGVNTLVTSMVPDNIFAALSEGQTLKVLLFAMIFGVSLGLVKGSTTAALFDTLDSLYQAFNKVIYGLTYLLPFGLCSLLAYQLSQVGVEVLLSMVDFVGVAIATFAIVYLISTLIIWRRSGAGLWPTVLALKDPTILSLATSSSLACLPAAITSLSEHLKFNPQTTNLVTPLAITLCRFGSVIYFASATLFVMQLYQRDLGLASLGIVIVGSILAGMATSGVTGILTLTMLGLVLEPLKLPLEAVLVLFIAIDPLMDPFRTLGIVHTGMAATALVAQRKPGE; the protein is encoded by the coding sequence ATGGTCACTTCTCTAAAAGCCTATATTCCTCGGCAGGTTTCGATCGAATGGTTGCGCAGCCCCTGGGCGATCGCGATCGGCAGCGGGTTGGGTGTGTTTATCGGCACGAGTCACCCTCAGGTGGCAACCTGGATTGCCCCCTTTGGCACCCTCTACCTGGGGCTGCTGAAGATGTGCGTGCTGCCGATTTTGCTGGCGGCGATTACCAACAGCCTGGGGCGGCTGATGCAGAGCCACGATGCGCGGCAGTATGTGCAGCGAATTTTGGTGGTGTTTCCGCTGAGTTTGCTGGGGGTGAGTGCGATCGCCGCCGCGATCGCCGCCCTGGCCGGCCCCGGCCGCAATCTGACCACAGACACCCTGCAAACCCTGGGGGTGCTGGTCAACCAGTCGGGGGTTGATTTAGAAATGGCCCTCAGCGGCCCGCTGCCAGCAGCCTCGAGCGGTGGAGTTAACACCCTGGTCACCAGCATGGTACCCGACAACATTTTTGCCGCCCTCAGCGAGGGGCAAACCCTCAAGGTACTGCTGTTTGCCATGATTTTTGGCGTTTCTCTAGGGTTGGTCAAAGGCTCGACCACGGCGGCCCTGTTCGACACCCTCGACAGCCTCTACCAGGCGTTTAATAAAGTCATTTATGGGCTTACCTATCTGCTGCCCTTCGGCCTGTGCAGCCTGCTGGCCTACCAGCTGTCCCAGGTGGGGGTCGAGGTACTGCTGTCGATGGTGGATTTTGTGGGGGTTGCGATCGCCACCTTTGCCATCGTCTATCTCATTAGCACCTTAATTATCTGGCGGCGTTCCGGCGCGGGATTGTGGCCCACGGTACTGGCCCTCAAAGATCCCACGATTCTTTCCCTGGCTACCTCCAGCAGCCTGGCCTGCCTGCCCGCCGCCATCACCAGCCTCAGCGAACATCTCAAATTCAACCCCCAAACCACCAACCTGGTTACCCCCCTGGCCATTACCCTCTGCCGATTTGGCTCGGTGATCTACTTCGCCTCGGCCACCCTATTTGTCATGCAGCTCTACCAGCGCGATTTGGGTCTGGCCAGCCTGGGCATAGTAATTGTGGGTTCGATTCTGGCGGGGATGGCCACCTCGGGTGTCACCGGCATTCTCACCCTGACCATGCTCGGCCTGGTGCTGGAACCGCTCAAGCTGCCCCTGGAGGCGGTACTGGTGCTGTTCATCGCCATCGACCCACTAATGGATCCCTTTCGCACCCTGGGAATTGTACACACAGGCATGGCCGCAACGGCGCTAGTAGCCCAACGAAAGCCGGGGGAATGA
- a CDS encoding ABC transporter substrate-binding protein encodes MRAGWWRSIRLLAVTVALLLVMLGAGNPALAVTKAPTGSATPTSRTASASQPRQAPAVPATVAVPTMPPDIQRILDRGKLTVAVLGQDNAPFFMQTAEQLSGLDIQLARALAEQLGVSLDITRSAQTFDQVVDTVYGQQADLAISKISRTLKRAQRVRFSRPYLRMRQGLLVNRLQMAEQAQGRSMIETIRNLRGEVGVIKGSSYVGFLKQKFPQATIVEYPTWEDIVTAVVQGDILAAYRDELEIKKVVRTRPDVALQLQTIALTDTQDALAVVLPWASSHLLAFVDQYLDTLTAQYTVDTVLDEYADYWATQNPPQP; translated from the coding sequence ATGAGGGCAGGTTGGTGGCGCAGCATTCGGCTCCTAGCCGTCACAGTGGCGTTGCTGCTGGTCATGCTGGGGGCTGGAAATCCGGCCCTGGCGGTAACGAAAGCCCCGACCGGGAGCGCTACACCCACCAGCCGCACCGCGTCTGCTAGCCAGCCTCGTCAGGCACCGGCAGTGCCAGCGACGGTAGCGGTGCCCACCATGCCGCCAGACATTCAGCGCATTCTGGATCGCGGCAAGCTGACGGTGGCGGTGCTGGGCCAAGACAATGCCCCATTTTTTATGCAGACAGCGGAGCAGCTCAGCGGGTTGGATATTCAGCTGGCCCGCGCCCTGGCTGAACAGTTGGGGGTGAGCTTAGACATCACCCGCTCGGCCCAAACCTTTGACCAGGTTGTCGATACGGTCTATGGGCAGCAGGCTGACTTGGCCATCTCTAAGATTAGTCGCACCCTCAAGCGGGCACAGCGGGTGCGGTTTTCGCGCCCCTACCTGCGTATGCGCCAGGGGCTTTTGGTGAACCGTCTGCAAATGGCGGAGCAGGCCCAGGGGCGGTCGATGATTGAAACCATTCGCAATCTGCGCGGCGAGGTGGGGGTAATTAAGGGGTCATCCTACGTGGGATTTTTGAAGCAGAAGTTTCCCCAGGCCACCATCGTGGAATACCCCACCTGGGAGGACATCGTGACGGCGGTGGTGCAGGGCGATATTCTGGCCGCTTACCGGGATGAGCTGGAAATTAAAAAGGTGGTGCGTACCCGTCCCGATGTAGCCCTGCAACTGCAAACCATTGCCCTAACCGACACCCAAGATGCTTTAGCCGTAGTGTTGCCCTGGGCCAGTAGCCACCTACTGGCCTTTGTCGATCAGTACCTCGATACCCTAACGGCCCAGTACACCGTAGATACCGTACTCGATGAGTATGCCGACTACTGGGCTACCCAGAACCCGCCGCAACCATAA
- a CDS encoding cache domain-containing protein yields MPLRLPKPPGLKATLVGAMLLTVGTTAAIVYIPWSLVSKRNIDTIVDQVNQEITLGTSQEVEKLFNNAESAQSLLNSSLGQNLINLTNPKDRELFLLSVLRANPNFTWVQYGESNGDFFGAQRTPDGQLHFHLRDWNWETQTTTSTVNTYTIKADVLTPVGTKTFEMDPPFFAPERPWYSSALEAPQKRAWTVYVYRSTQSPGLDATTALVNPKGEIWGVIGVGIELTQLSDYLQQLKGNHKGEAFIINAQQELIASTDVAEVMPTQAQDSADPRLQKLETVENPLLRIASQTLQNQAIGLEQLEELQRFAFKDPATGERYLISFTPLEQLDWVVGTVIPESSYLVEVNRNKRTLLGIIAIFTGLTAGVAVIVADRLIARPVLGIARTAADIESERFELGRLEAIARRSDEIGQLARVFDRMAQQVYQREQHLKQQVRELRIEIDEAKRQRQVKEIVETDFFQDLTVKAQVLRNRTRS; encoded by the coding sequence ATGCCCCTCCGCCTGCCCAAACCACCCGGTCTCAAAGCTACCCTAGTGGGAGCCATGCTGCTCACGGTGGGGACAACGGCGGCGATCGTCTATATTCCCTGGTCCCTGGTTTCGAAGCGCAACATTGACACGATTGTCGATCAGGTCAATCAGGAAATCACGCTGGGCACCTCTCAAGAGGTGGAAAAACTGTTCAACAACGCCGAGTCGGCTCAGTCGCTGCTGAACAGCAGCCTGGGTCAAAATTTAATCAATCTCACCAATCCCAAGGATCGAGAGCTATTTTTGCTCAGCGTGTTGCGGGCTAACCCCAACTTTACCTGGGTGCAGTACGGCGAATCTAACGGTGATTTTTTTGGTGCCCAGCGCACCCCGGATGGGCAGCTGCACTTTCACCTGCGCGACTGGAACTGGGAAACTCAGACGACAACTTCCACCGTCAACACCTACACCATTAAAGCGGACGTTTTAACTCCTGTCGGAACTAAAACCTTTGAGATGGATCCGCCTTTCTTTGCACCAGAGCGCCCCTGGTACAGCAGTGCCCTCGAAGCTCCTCAAAAGCGAGCCTGGACTGTGTATGTGTATCGCTCGACCCAGAGCCCTGGCCTGGATGCTACGACAGCCTTAGTTAACCCCAAGGGTGAAATTTGGGGTGTCATTGGGGTGGGCATTGAGCTAACTCAACTGTCAGATTATTTGCAGCAGCTCAAGGGCAATCACAAGGGGGAAGCCTTCATTATCAATGCTCAGCAAGAGTTGATTGCCTCGACAGACGTGGCCGAGGTGATGCCTACCCAGGCGCAGGACTCCGCTGATCCCCGTCTCCAAAAGCTGGAGACAGTGGAAAACCCGCTGCTGCGGATTGCCAGCCAAACCCTTCAAAATCAGGCAATTGGCCTGGAGCAGCTGGAGGAATTGCAGCGGTTTGCCTTTAAGGATCCGGCTACGGGGGAACGCTACTTGATTTCGTTTACTCCCTTAGAGCAGCTGGACTGGGTAGTGGGCACGGTGATCCCGGAGTCTAGCTACCTGGTGGAAGTCAATCGCAACAAGCGCACACTGCTGGGAATCATTGCGATTTTCACGGGGCTAACCGCTGGGGTAGCGGTAATTGTGGCCGATCGCCTGATCGCGCGCCCCGTGCTGGGCATTGCCCGCACAGCAGCAGATATTGAGTCTGAGAGGTTTGAGCTGGGGCGACTGGAGGCGATCGCCCGCCGCAGCGACGAAATTGGCCAACTGGCGCGGGTGTTTGACCGAATGGCTCAGCAAGTCTACCAGCGAGAGCAACACCTGAAACAGCAGGTGCGCGAGCTGCGGATTGAAATCGACGAAGCCAAACGCCAGCGGCAGGTGAAGGAAATCGTGGAGACTGATTTCTTCCAAGATCTGACTGTCAAGGCCCAGGTGTTGCGTAACCGCACCCGGTCATAG
- a CDS encoding late competence development ComFB family protein, producing MTQTIVNLTLPIVTNKIDTILAAYPLYEYRQVFAVPELRQKLTAYVLARLPVVYVTMDSGAVCDMEPTGHCYSSAQHDQINQLIHQGIEALLGRPELWQRQRSSELVEAEPIPSSWFG from the coding sequence ATGACTCAAACCATTGTCAACCTAACTTTGCCAATCGTAACGAATAAGATCGATACTATTCTGGCGGCCTATCCTCTCTACGAATATCGCCAGGTCTTTGCCGTTCCGGAGCTGCGACAAAAGTTGACGGCATACGTTTTAGCGCGCCTGCCCGTCGTTTACGTCACTATGGACAGCGGTGCCGTCTGTGATATGGAGCCGACTGGGCACTGCTACTCCTCTGCCCAACACGATCAGATCAATCAGCTAATTCACCAGGGTATTGAGGCGCTGCTGGGACGACCTGAACTTTGGCAGCGCCAGCGCAGCTCAGAGTTAGTCGAGGCTGAGCCCATTCCCTCTAGCTGGTTTGGCTAG
- a CDS encoding aspartate/glutamate racemase family protein, with translation MTGLLPPMDRQVAIPGILGGLGPMAHVQFEQRLIQRNVEQGARGDRDHPVWVLINGTTVPDRTQSLQGTGPDCTSELVRYAQLLERAGANFLVVTCNTAHGVYDAVQAQLGIPWIHLMACTSSHIRQAYPAVQRVGVLATDGTLQCGLYERSLSQVGLTPMGFGLDSPWQKQVMDAIYHPNWGIKTTGTQVSTKALTVLEQATGWLKTQGAEVVIAGCTELSVAFAQMPSLPLPWVDPLEVVADITLDLAWGVRSMPLWQAA, from the coding sequence ATGACCGGGTTGTTGCCGCCGATGGATCGACAGGTTGCCATTCCAGGAATTTTGGGTGGTCTTGGCCCTATGGCCCACGTGCAGTTTGAGCAACGGCTGATTCAGCGCAATGTGGAGCAGGGGGCGAGGGGCGATCGCGACCATCCGGTGTGGGTGCTGATCAACGGCACCACCGTTCCCGATCGCACTCAGAGTCTCCAGGGCACAGGGCCAGACTGTACCTCTGAGCTGGTGCGCTACGCCCAGCTGCTAGAGCGGGCCGGGGCCAACTTTTTGGTGGTGACATGCAATACCGCCCACGGGGTCTACGACGCTGTGCAGGCCCAGCTGGGCATTCCCTGGATACACCTGATGGCCTGTACCAGTAGCCACATTCGCCAGGCATATCCTGCGGTGCAGCGGGTGGGGGTACTGGCCACCGACGGTACCCTCCAGTGCGGGCTGTATGAGCGCAGCCTGAGCCAGGTAGGCCTCACACCCATGGGCTTCGGGCTGGATTCTCCCTGGCAAAAGCAGGTGATGGATGCGATCTACCATCCCAATTGGGGAATAAAAACCACAGGGACTCAGGTATCTACCAAAGCGTTGACCGTACTGGAGCAGGCGACGGGCTGGCTCAAAACCCAGGGGGCCGAGGTAGTGATTGCGGGCTGCACCGAGCTATCGGTGGCCTTTGCCCAAATGCCGTCACTGCCGTTGCCCTGGGTGGATCCACTAGAGGTGGTGGCCGACATCACCCTGGATCTGGCCTGGGGTGTTCGCTCTATGCCGCTCTGGCAAGCTGCCTAG
- a CDS encoding HAMP domain-containing sensor histidine kinase, whose product MQQFLPLSTLFSEQHAAAPDAAAWSRSHGLGLPGDELRSLPHAQVQAEQEWLGGLAALIRLLLELPADSATDSASVGAESSTLLPLMGGVLSGPFPVLPDRLMGQRLSHWLLVPEQLEQIFSVMRPLLPGQGKTAATGPACDLHMVPLTNHDPLVGERFCLLLTRRFSVLLVLGYDTDDLPQFQFSFDPEVVERGWQRLRDRVGATRPPLVPALDRLFDHFPPVEPDYRLVTRYSHLLMAQLRQRPQGEGDGDQSTGTMPPLALPARPSAAAFQTDSPPQFEAVLKGTAFATPDTVPTPESSPDTELLKAMAHEIRTPLTTIRTLTRSLLKRKDVSDEVAKRLRLIDRECTQQIDRFGLIFRAVELETDRTARPRSPLSAISLNQLFDDAIPRWQQQASRRNLSLTVNVPPCLPMVNSDPAMLTQVLTGLIDRFTHSLPPYSHIELAVTLAGHQLKLQFQSHPPEGSEPQPQAETSTSPFKALGQLLMFQPETGGLSLNLNATKNLFQALGGKLIVRQRPQAGEVLTVFLPLETKTL is encoded by the coding sequence GTGCAACAGTTTCTACCCCTAAGTACGCTGTTTAGTGAGCAGCATGCCGCCGCCCCCGACGCAGCGGCTTGGAGTCGTAGTCATGGACTGGGGCTACCGGGAGACGAGTTGAGATCGCTGCCCCACGCTCAGGTGCAGGCCGAGCAAGAATGGCTGGGGGGGTTGGCTGCGCTCATCAGGCTGCTACTAGAATTACCCGCCGATTCAGCGACCGATTCAGCGTCTGTGGGCGCTGAATCGAGTACCCTGTTGCCCCTGATGGGTGGGGTGTTGTCGGGGCCGTTTCCGGTGTTGCCCGATCGCCTCATGGGGCAGCGGCTATCCCACTGGCTGCTGGTGCCTGAGCAGCTGGAGCAAATATTTTCAGTGATGCGCCCGCTGCTGCCGGGTCAGGGGAAAACCGCTGCCACCGGCCCCGCCTGCGATTTGCACATGGTGCCGCTGACCAACCATGATCCCCTGGTGGGAGAGCGATTCTGCCTGCTGCTGACCCGTCGGTTTTCGGTGCTACTGGTGTTGGGCTACGACACCGACGACCTGCCTCAATTTCAGTTTTCCTTTGACCCAGAGGTGGTAGAACGGGGCTGGCAGCGGCTGCGCGATCGCGTTGGGGCGACCCGTCCACCGCTGGTACCAGCCCTGGATCGTCTGTTTGATCACTTTCCGCCAGTAGAGCCCGACTACCGCCTGGTCACCCGCTACAGCCATTTGCTGATGGCTCAGCTGCGCCAGCGGCCCCAGGGAGAGGGCGATGGGGATCAGTCCACCGGAACTATGCCACCCCTGGCGCTGCCCGCTCGTCCTAGCGCAGCGGCCTTTCAGACCGACTCGCCCCCCCAGTTTGAGGCGGTACTCAAGGGCACCGCCTTTGCCACGCCTGACACTGTGCCAACCCCTGAGAGCAGCCCCGATACCGAGCTGCTGAAGGCCATGGCCCATGAAATTCGGACGCCCCTGACGACGATTCGAACGCTGACGCGATCGCTGCTCAAACGCAAAGACGTCAGCGATGAGGTTGCCAAACGGCTGCGGCTGATCGATCGCGAATGTACCCAGCAGATCGATCGCTTTGGTCTGATCTTTCGTGCGGTAGAGCTAGAAACCGACCGCACGGCCAGGCCGCGATCGCCCCTGTCAGCCATTTCCCTCAACCAGTTGTTTGACGATGCCATTCCCCGCTGGCAGCAGCAGGCCAGCCGCCGTAACCTGAGCCTGACGGTGAATGTGCCCCCCTGCCTACCGATGGTCAACAGCGACCCGGCCATGCTGACCCAGGTACTCACCGGCCTGATCGACCGCTTTACCCATAGCCTGCCGCCCTACAGCCACATTGAGCTGGCCGTGACCCTGGCGGGGCACCAGCTCAAGCTTCAGTTTCAGTCGCACCCTCCCGAGGGCAGCGAGCCTCAGCCCCAGGCTGAGACCTCGACATCGCCCTTTAAGGCGCTGGGCCAGCTACTTATGTTTCAGCCCGAGACTGGCGGCCTCAGCCTCAACCTCAACGCTACGAAAAATTTGTTTCAGGCCCTAGGCGGTAAGCTCATCGTGCGCCAGCGGCCCCAGGCCGGAGAGGTGTTGACCGTATTTCTACCCCTAGAGACCAAGACCCTCTAA
- a CDS encoding MFS transporter, translating to MSVTPVNAKTLSTPRLVFIFITILFDKLGESLIFPILPFLVERFRSDAFTLGMLASSYAIAQFIAIPIIGALSDRYGRRPVMLVCVLGTAISYFIFGFATTLWMLFFSRILDGATGGVAATAQAYIADISAPEDRAKNFGITGAAFGLGFTLGPAAGGALANISLNLPVFVAGTIALLNFVLGYFVLAESLDRENRRPLTLGDLNPIGQLNDILRDGRIQGLLIAFFIFNFAFAGFSSIFVLFLNSRYGWGPGQAAMVFFFIGIVSTLVQGGLIRWLLPRFGEAKLAVGGLLLVALAFGGVVLIPVGSPVLIPALYTTQALLALGVGLVIPALRGLISIRVSAQEQGKTLGGNQALQSVASIAGPLWAGWVFDRSGMLSPFWMGGLFMVMAVGFALTNLPRRRLSV from the coding sequence ATGTCCGTAACACCCGTCAACGCTAAAACCCTCTCCACACCCCGGCTGGTGTTTATCTTCATCACCATCCTGTTCGACAAGCTGGGGGAGAGCCTGATCTTCCCGATTCTGCCCTTCTTGGTGGAGCGGTTTCGCTCCGATGCGTTCACCCTGGGGATGCTGGCGTCGAGCTATGCGATCGCCCAGTTCATCGCCATCCCGATCATTGGGGCGCTGTCGGATCGCTACGGTCGCCGCCCGGTGATGCTGGTGTGCGTGCTGGGCACGGCAATTTCGTACTTTATCTTTGGGTTTGCCACCACCCTGTGGATGCTGTTTTTCTCCCGTATCCTCGACGGGGCCACGGGAGGGGTGGCGGCCACGGCCCAGGCCTACATCGCCGACATTTCTGCCCCCGAGGATCGGGCCAAGAACTTTGGCATCACCGGGGCCGCCTTTGGCCTGGGCTTTACCCTGGGGCCAGCGGCGGGCGGGGCCCTGGCCAACATCAGTCTCAACCTGCCGGTGTTTGTGGCGGGCACCATTGCCCTGCTGAACTTTGTGCTTGGCTACTTTGTGCTGGCGGAGTCGCTGGATCGGGAGAACCGCCGACCCCTGACCCTAGGGGATCTCAACCCCATCGGCCAGCTCAACGACATTCTGCGGGACGGGCGCATCCAGGGGCTGCTGATCGCCTTCTTTATCTTTAACTTTGCCTTTGCGGGCTTTAGCAGCATCTTTGTGCTGTTTCTAAACAGCCGCTACGGCTGGGGGCCAGGCCAGGCAGCGATGGTGTTTTTCTTCATTGGCATTGTCTCGACCCTGGTGCAGGGGGGGCTGATCCGCTGGCTGCTGCCCCGCTTCGGCGAGGCCAAGCTGGCGGTGGGGGGCCTGCTGCTGGTGGCGCTGGCCTTTGGCGGTGTGGTGCTGATTCCGGTGGGTAGCCCAGTGCTGATTCCGGCGCTGTATACCACCCAGGCGCTGCTGGCCCTGGGGGTGGGGCTGGTGATTCCGGCGCTGCGGGGGCTGATCTCCATTCGCGTATCGGCCCAGGAACAGGGCAAGACCCTGGGGGGCAACCAGGCGCTCCAGAGCGTGGCCTCCATTGCCGGGCCGCTGTGGGCGGGCTGGGTGTTTGACCGCTCGGGCATGCTGTCGCCGTTTTGGATGGGGGGGCTGTTCATGGTGATGGCGGTGGGCTTTGCGCTGACGAACCTGCCTAGGCGGCGGCTGTCAGTTTAG
- a CDS encoding aromatic ring-hydroxylating dioxygenase subunit alpha: MLENFWYAVELSHVVGPKPTPLRLLGHDYVLYRDAQGKLVALDNQCAHRGASLALGWVEGNCLRCPYHGWSYEADGHCSHIPADAPGTPIPKRARVQSYPVQEKYGLVWLFVGSPELPADRRPPIPEFPQFEAPVRPATYSRHEFAAHFTRTMENAIDTSHALFMHKGAIGASNAPQNTEIDDYEVTVGDYELAASLPIKVNRLNGVMRFVLQQDDPEAHKTYRFALPNITYSAVQFGRYKIESIMVHIPVDDETTVVKSVNIRNFLNQVPGLGPWLDGNTAQVGNKIMQEDDVVVKTQVPQVAPYQDMRQELLVASDATLIAYRKLLKRYAVPSLLPEAVVPVEPVTG; encoded by the coding sequence ATGCTCGAAAACTTTTGGTACGCTGTCGAACTCAGCCACGTAGTTGGCCCCAAACCCACCCCCCTGAGGCTGCTGGGCCACGACTACGTGCTCTACCGTGATGCTCAAGGAAAGCTGGTCGCCCTCGACAACCAGTGCGCCCACCGAGGAGCCAGCCTGGCCCTAGGCTGGGTCGAAGGCAACTGCCTGCGCTGCCCCTACCACGGCTGGAGCTACGAGGCCGATGGTCATTGCAGCCACATCCCCGCCGATGCGCCGGGCACCCCGATCCCTAAACGGGCGCGGGTGCAGTCATACCCGGTGCAAGAGAAATATGGCCTGGTGTGGCTGTTTGTCGGCAGCCCTGAGCTGCCCGCCGATCGCCGCCCGCCGATTCCAGAGTTTCCCCAGTTTGAAGCGCCCGTGCGGCCTGCCACCTACAGCCGCCACGAGTTTGCCGCCCACTTCACCCGCACGATGGAAAACGCCATCGACACCTCCCACGCCCTGTTTATGCACAAGGGGGCGATCGGGGCCAGCAATGCGCCGCAGAATACCGAAATCGACGACTACGAAGTGACGGTGGGCGACTACGAACTGGCCGCCAGTCTGCCCATCAAGGTCAACCGGCTCAACGGCGTAATGCGGTTTGTGCTGCAACAGGACGATCCCGAGGCCCACAAAACTTACCGCTTTGCCCTACCCAACATCACCTACTCGGCGGTGCAGTTTGGCCGCTACAAAATCGAGAGCATTATGGTTCACATTCCGGTGGATGACGAAACCACCGTGGTCAAGTCGGTGAACATTCGCAACTTCCTCAACCAGGTGCCGGGGCTGGGCCCCTGGCTGGACGGCAACACCGCCCAGGTGGGCAACAAAATCATGCAGGAAGACGATGTGGTGGTCAAAACCCAGGTGCCCCAGGTCGCCCCCTACCAGGACATGCGGCAGGAACTGCTGGTGGCCAGCGACGCGACGCTGATCGCCTACCGCAAGCTGCTGAAGCGCTATGCGGTGCCATCGCTGCTGCCGGAGGCCGTTGTGCCCGTAGAGCCAGTGACAGGGTAG